In Amaranthus tricolor cultivar Red isolate AtriRed21 chromosome 5, ASM2621246v1, whole genome shotgun sequence, a genomic segment contains:
- the LOC130812675 gene encoding monothiol glutaredoxin-S1-like yields the protein MDTIQRLVQDKPLVIFSKTSCCMSHSMKQLITSYGANPVVYELDELPNGREIDRALQKLGCKPGVPAAFIGQKLIGGAKDIISLQVQGKLVPMLMEAGAIWIWNRTN from the coding sequence ATGGATACAATACAGCGTCTGGTACAGGACAAACCACTGGTTATCTTCAGCAAAACCTCCTGTTGCATGAGTCATTCCATGAAACAACTGATAACCAGCTACGGAGCAAACCCAGTAGTATATGAGCTAGATGAGCTTCCTAATGGAAGGGAAATAGACCGAGCACTACAAAAGCTTGGATGTAAGCCAGGAGTACCAGCTGCATTTATAGGCCAAAAGCTCATAGGAGGGGCTAAAGACATCATAAGCCTCCAGGTCCAAGGCAAACTCGTGCCTATGCTGATGGAGGCCGGTGCCATTTGGATTTGGAACAGAACCAATTAA
- the LOC130812677 gene encoding monothiol glutaredoxin-S1-like, with protein sequence MQAMDIVSRLVEQKPLVVFTKSCCCISHSVTQLLGSYGANATVYQLDEMSNGQEIETALQKLGLRPGVPAVFIGQKLVGGAKEIISLQVQGRLVPALKEAGALWV encoded by the coding sequence ATGCAAGCTATGGACATTGTAAGCCGATTAGTGGAGCAAAAGCCTTTGGTAGTCTTTACCAAGAGTTGCTGCTGCATAAGCCATTCAGTAACGCAACTCTTAGGCAGCTATGGAGCAAATGCAACTGTTTATCAGCTTGATGAAATGTCTAATGGACAAGAAATAGAAACAGCACTCCAAAAGCTAGGGCTTCGGCCAGGTGTTCCTGCTGTTTTCATAGGCCAAAAGTTAGTAGGAGGAGCAAAAGAGATTATTAGCCTGCAGGTCCAAGGAAGACTTGTACCGGCATTGAAGGAGGCAGGAGCTTTATGGGTGTAG
- the LOC130812683 gene encoding mannose-P-dolichol utilization defect 1 protein homolog 2, with product MKLFGMDFGCVFGSLRHGQIPDNDCLLPLISKLLGYCIVAASTTVKIPQILKILEHKSVRGLSVMAFELEVIGYTISLAYCLHKGLPFSAFGEYAFLLVQAIILVAVIYYFSQPVGTSRWMRALLYFGLAPTILAGKIDPMLFEALYASQHAIFLCARLPQIWKNFRNKSTGELSFLTCFMNFGGSMVRVFTSMQEKAPTNVVMGSALGAITNGTLLSQIVIYKKPETKKEKKVE from the exons ATGAAGCTTTTCGGAATGGATTTTGGTTGTGTGTTTGGATCCCTTCGACATGGCCAAATTCCCGATAATGATTGTTTGCTGCCCTTAATTTCCAAATTACTTGGGTATTGTATCGTTGCTGCTTCCACCACTGTCAAGATCCCTCAG ATATTGAAGATCTTAGAACACAAAAGTGTTCGAGGTCTCAGTGTGATGGCCTTTGAGCTTGAAGTGATTGGCTACACAATTTCCCTAGCATACTGCCTTCACAAAGGCCTCCCTTTTTCAGCATTTGGGGAATATGCATTTCTGTTGGTGCAAG CTATTATTTTAGTTGCTGTTATCTACTACTTTTCTCAACCTGTGGGAACGTCAAGATGGATGAGAGCATTGTT ATATTTTGGCTTGGCACCAACAATTCTGGCTGGTAAAATCGATCCTATGCTATTTGAAGCATTAtat GCATCACAACATGCAATATTCCTCTGTGCAAGGCTTCCTCAAATTTGGAAAAACTTCAGA AATAAATCTACTGGGGAACTCAGCTTTCTAACATGCTTTATGAACTTTGGAGGCTCCATGG TGAGGGTCTTCACCAGCATGCAGGAGAAAGCACCTACAAATG TTGTAATGGGCTCTGCCCTTGGTGCCATAACAAATGGTACCTTGTTGAGCCAGATAGTCATCTACAAGAAGCCagaaacaaagaaagaaaagaaggtTGAATGA
- the LOC130812679 gene encoding monothiol glutaredoxin-S1-like, giving the protein MDIVSRLVEHKPLVIFTKSSCCVSHSVMQLINKYGANVTVYQLDDMSNGQEVDKALQRLGLKPSVPAVFIGQKLVGGAKEIISLQVQGKLVPLLKEAGAIWV; this is encoded by the coding sequence ATGGACATTGTGAGCCGATTAGTGGAGCATAAGCCATTGGTAATATTTACCAAGAGTTCTTGCTGCGTAAGCCACTCAGTGATGCAACTCATAAACAAATATGGAGCAAATGTGACAGTTTATCAACTAGATGACATGTCCAATGGGCAAGAAGTGGATAAAGCACTCCAAAGATTAGGGCTTAAGCCGAGTGTTCCTGCTGTTTTCATAGGCCAAAAGTTAGTTGGTGGTGCAAAAGAGATTATTAGTCTACAGGTCCAGGGAAAACTAGTACCACTGCTGAAGGAAGCAGGCGCGATATGGGTTTAG
- the LOC130812681 gene encoding protein pleiotropic regulatory locus 1, whose amino-acid sequence MAATTISMEPVERQSLKKLTFKSLKRSLDIFAPLHSQFPPPDPESKKIRLSHKINVEYGEIKPVLTLPQPSKQIQGRSSTPSNALALPAPEDAQRGVHNALVVAPSAAQPRLNEVGPSKSAIIPTLNSDRFSTSALMERIPSRWPRPVWHPPWKNYRVISGHLGWVRSLAFDPSNNWFCTGSADRTIKIWDVASGKLKLTLTGHIEQVRGLAVSQRHTYMFSAGDDKMVKCWDLEQNKVIRSYHGHLSGVYCLALHPTLDILLTGGRDSVCRVWDIRSKTQIYALSGHENTVCSVFTRPTDPQVVTGSHDSTIKFWDLRLAGKTMLTLTHHKKSVRAMALHPKENMFASASADNIKKFTLPKGEFMHNMLSQQKTIINAMAVNEDGVMATAGDNGSLWFWDWKSGHNFQQAHTIVQPGSLDSESGIYALSYDVTGSRLVTCEADKTIKMWKEDDTATPETYPLNFKPPKDIRRF is encoded by the exons ATGGCGGCGACAACAATCTCGATGGAACCTGTTGAACGACAATCACTTAAGAAGCTTACTTTCAAGTCTCTTAAACGTTCTCTTGACATCTTTGCTCCCCTTCATTCTCAGTTTCCTCCTCCTGATCCCGAAAG TAAAAAGATACGGTTGAGTCACAAG ATAAATGTAGAATACGGTGAGATTAAACCCGTTTTGACGCTGCCTCAGCCTAGCAAGCAAATTCAAGGGCGTTCTTCAACTCCTTCCAATGCCCTTGCTCTTCCTG CTCCTGAAGATGCACAAAGAGGAGTTCATAATGCACTAGTTGTTGCTCCTTCAGCTGCACAACCTAGACT GAATGAAGTTGGTCCTAGTAAAAGTGCGATTATTCCTACTCTGAATTCTGATAG gttttcaaCATCTGCTCTTATGGAGCGAATTCCTAGTAGATGGCCTAGACCAGTGTGGCATCCTCCTTGGAAGAACTACAGG GTAATTAGCGGCCACTTGGGATGGGTGAGATCGCTTGCCTTTGATCCAAGTAACAATTGGTTTTGCACTGGTTCCGCAGATCGTACAATTAAG atATGGGATGTAGCAAGTGGGAAATTGAAACTTACTCTTACAGGACACATTGAACAAGTAAGAG GTCTTGCTGTCAGCCAGAGGCATACCTACATGTTCTCTGCTGGTGATGACAAAATGGTGAAGTGTTGGGATCTTGAGCAAAATAAG GTAATTCGGTCTTACCATGGCCATCTGAGCGGAGTATACTGCCTGGCTCTTCATCCAACTCTTGATATATTGCTGACCGGGGGTCGTGATTCGGTTTGCCGG GTTTGGGACATCCGTAGCAAAACACAAATCTATGCCTTGTCAGGTCATGAAAACACAGTTTGCTCTGTGTTCACTCGACCTACG GATCCTCAAGTGGTGACAGGTTCACATGATTCAACCATAAAATTCTGGGACTTGAGACTTGCTGGCAAGACCATGTTAACACTGACACATCATAAGAAGTCTGTCCGAGCAATGGCCTTGCATCCTAAAGA GAATATGTTTGCATCTGCTTCTGCTGACAACATAAAGAAGTTCACCCTTCCAAAAGGAGAGTTTATGCACAACATGCT GTCTCAGCAAAAAACAATCATCAATGCCATGGctgtcaatgaggatggagtTATGGCTACAGCAG GTGACAATGGAAGTCTTTGGTTTTGGGACTGGAAGAGTGGTCATAATTTTCAGCAAGCTCATACTATCGTGCAACCTG GTTCGCTGGATAGTGAGTCTGGTATCTATGCTCTCTCGTATGATGTTACTGGCTCAAGGCTGGTGACTTGCGAAGCTGATAAGACTATCAAAATGTGGAAAGAAGATGATACGGCTACCCCTGAAACTTATCCTCTCAATTTCAAGCCACCTAAAGATATTAGACGCTTTTAA